gtgtctgtgagCTTGAttactttagatacttcatataagtagaatcatacaatatttgtctttctgtgactgacatatccttagcataatgtcctcaagattcatccatattgtagcatatgacaagatttcctacttttttaaggccaaataatattctattatgtatacatgcaacattttctttatccattcacctgtcaatagacatttgggttgcttatacttcttggctattgtgaatgatgctgcaatgaacatgagtgtGTAAATCTCTCTAAGaaaccctgctttcaattccaCCTCgcagtggaattgctagatcatacagtaattctgtttttaattttttgaggaaacttcctTGTTTTTTCCGTAGTGGCTACACTATCtcacattcctaccagcaatgcacgagggttccaatttctctacatccttgccaacacttcttattttctgttttttgatagtggccatcctaatggatgtaaggtaatatttcattgtagttttgatttgcatttttctattgattactaatattgagcatcttttcataagcatgttggtcatttgtatatcttctttggagaaatgtctatccaagtcctttttaattagattatctggtttttgttgttgttgaattgtggttctttatatagtctgtatattaacaccttatcagataaaccacttgccaatattttctcccgttctgtaggtcatcttttcattctgttgattgtttcttttgatgtgcacaagtttttaagtttgatatagtcccatttgtctatttttgctttttgcctgtgcttttggagtCAAATCCAAGGAATCATTGCCAtagtattttttaacatttaaattgtaaaatattctCTAAGATGTTTACTGTATCCTATTGGTCCTTATTGCTTCATCAATGTGAGGTAGGTATAAATGAAATTTGTTACATTCAAACTTTCAGTCTGCCTTTAAAAGGTACTCTTATAAGGTGAAAGTCTTATACCACATACAAAGTACTACACTTCTCTTACCATTTTTGATATCTGACGACAATAGTATGATATTACTATTGTTGAATTATTTGACAATGTTATGCACTGAAACCTGATAAAAATCTGTGTCAGTTTCTATCTTGACCTACACTTGCACAAGTTAATTAACATGAGGGGCCTAtaatttgtattaatttcttaAATAGATTCAGATATTGAAGTTTAATTTCTGTGCCTAATATCTTGATtcctttcttagtttttcttacCACCTCCTTTTCTGATATTTGATTTGCCGAGAATTATCTTGTTGCCAGTCAGATAACAGTCTTGTTTAGTGACTGAGTACTCCATAAAAAGCTAAGACTTTGGGTCATTATACTGTGTTCTATTCATTCCAGAGCAAGACTCAGTTCTATCAAACTTTAATGATTTcaatcattgctttttttttatagggaaatttttttttaattttaacttttttactttttgaccCTTTTCACCCATTTCCCACTGTCCaccctcacctctggcaaccaccaatctgttctttgtatctatgagcttggctttgttttgctttgttttgttttttagagtccATATAtgagagagatcatacagtatttgtcattctctgtctgctTGGTTGTATTTGTTTACTCTGTGGCATGGTGGCTTCCCTCGGTATATTCGTCTTACACAAGCTAATTTTGTAGATAATGTGGAAAGAGGGGCCAAGTTCAGAATAGATCATTATTGACTTAGTCAATGACTGTtggagtttttaaagaatttcatatacttttctTTCGTACATAGATATCAATATGATGGATATCCTTACAACACCATCAATGGCTAAACCTAGACAAGATTATTCAAGAACCCCAGGACAAGTATTATCTCTCATCAGCTCTTTGGGATTTGTAAGTACTTGATAAGGAAAGACTCACATGACATGCCCTTTCATGACTGCcacttaaaacttaaaattcttttctttttcaataaatgaacaaaataaatttacatgTCAAGCATGTTGAGTTACTTTAACAGTTTATCTACTCAGGTGGTATAGCACTCTGTGCACTTAGGTGGTATTTTTGTGAAGGTAAATCTTAGcgtttgtgtttgtctttctctttttaatagtACACACCAGttgcagaaaaaaatcaagactctgcaaatattttttcaacccATGTATCTGAAACATTGCAGCTTTCTCAAGGACTGACTTGTCCTATGTCGATAGATCAAAAGGACACTACTCCTTATTCTAGCAAACTATTAAAATCATGTGAGTATAAAAGAAAAGGTAGCTTATTCCATTAAGTGTGTCTCTTCAGGaacaaaatgtttttgaatttttaaatctctaatatcaagttaataattttgaaatgcaGCTATTTGAACAGTCTATGGCGTTCCTATATTTCATCACGTGAgtgccattctgactggagttgTTGCAGATCTTGAAGTCAACAGAATAAAATGCCTAACTAAGGAGACATTCTCCAATTAGCTATAATATTGGAATGATCATTGGGTAAATTTCACTATTCTGGTAGTATATGTCAAAATACACTATATTTTTCTATGGAATTCTTATATAGAGAAGATGTAGTACCCATAATATTGTGTATCTTTATAAAATTACTTCcaaaagattttcaaagaaaatagttGAAGTAAAGATACGGTTTTTTAAATTAGCACACAATAAAAGACAGAAACGAAGTAGAGGAGGAGAGTGAGTGGAAGATTCGTGTAGTGCTTCACTTCACCCTTTATCAGTTAACAGCAGCGGACAAATTCGTTCTCTGCACTCAGGTTCTTCCTCTTGGGAATGTGAATAATGATGCTGTAAAGAATAATTGGTGTTAGTTATCAGAGATGTTACCTCATTTTGAATTTGGTCCTCAAATCTATACATATTTAGGAGatatctatctatagatagatagatagatcccttttacaaatgagaaaaccaatatttgaaaatgtttagttAAACTATTAGTGGGTAAGTCAAGTAGAGATTGCAGATACAATGTCTATCCACTGACCCTTTCCTCCTAATTCAATGAGTCTTGTTTCTTCTGCCAAAATCACTTCTGTGAAAatcaaaatgactgaaaaaatatatatagctgtgataaagagaaaactgttaaaatatgGAATATGCAGATGTTATGTATAGCCTTATTGTATCACCTCGGTCATTTTTTAGTCTAGTCAGAACTAGATGGGTGCAGGGCACAGTGCTGGTCGCTTGAGTGAATATGAAAATGATTAAGAGAGGTTCTTGCCTCAGAAGAGCTTGTAATTTTGTGCTGATTACAGGTATGAAGGGAGAAGAACAAGAATCCTATAAAATAAAGATCCAATCGAAACTTGAAGCCAAATTTTTACAAGGGATACTATGATACAAAGTGATAAATGCTAAATGGAAAAATCAGGAATGGTTCTAAATAAAGATATGGCAACAGCCAAGCTGGGcctagaaagagaaggaggaatttAACAGCTCCAAGTATATTGGAAAAGGGCGTTTCAGATAGAGGCATAAGCAAAGGCATGGACACATGAAAGTATATTCCATCTTCAGACGTAGGGACTAAACGTGTTATGTGAGGCTGGGAAGCACGTGCAATAGAAGAGGCAGCCTAGCAGGTAGATGGAGAAAGATCAAGTGTCATGACAGGGAGCTTGAATTTAAGTGTAGAGAAAGGGGAGCCATCAAAAGTCCAAAGTAGGGCATGGTCTGATCATATCAGTGATTCAGAAAGAACTCATTAGCAAATATACAGCATCACATGGCATTAGATTAGACACAAGTTCCCATATTACTGGGAAAAGGCAGCTGAGCAATTTAGTCAAGTGGCCAGTGAGTTTCAGGAATTCCATTGAGAGGATTTGTGTACCAAAAAGAAAGTTGGTTtagggccagccctagtggtctagtgattaagtttggcacactctgctttggctgcccaggttcagttcctgggtacagacctacaccgctcgtctgctagtggccatgctgtgacggcagcTCAtgtacaaaaaaaggaagattggcagtgggtgttagctcagggcaaatcttcctcagcaaaaaagaaagaaagaaagttgttTTAGATGGACTTTGAAATTCCCCTTCCAGTTTTAAAGTTCTaagatttattaaattaaaaaactgtaAGACTAAGAATTTACTTGGGATTAAAGTTATGTTCACCCtttttgggaaagagaaaaaaatatacatatctttttatatatgtacaaACTCTTTCTATGCACATATTATGATCTTTAGTAAAAGTATGATTGTTGTGTTTTAAGTTCAGGAGAAACAATATTtagcatcatttatttttatgataaaggAAAATGTATCATGTAGATGATGCTGCTTTCTTGTACTGACTGGCTCTTAGCCAGTTCACTCATTTGCTTTACtcaatagtattaaaaaaatcCCTTATGGGTGTGTATAATTCACACTTGTACGCATGTAAAcctcaatattaaaataaagctgTAGTTTTGATTAAATACAAATTGAACTCAGTAAATTTAGTCACATTCCAACCTTACATCACATCTGGATATAGCACATCAATAATGCTCCTTTATCAAGAAGAGTTTCAAATTgaataaaagatattcaaaatgGATTTCCTCCTAATTATTAATTAGTTCCCTTGTCCTGGTTTTTGCTTTACAAATGTTGagagttgtgggttttttttaactttcacagCAGTACTTGTATGCCAAAACAGCTGACGCCCTCCTTGTGGATTGGATAATGTTTACATAGGGaaaaaaacatacacagaaataGTTCTCAGATGCAATACTTAATACTTCGCCTAACTATCTGTAAAGATTCAGGTTCAGTGAGGAACTAAGAAAGATGTGACATAAGCCTCGATATTTTCTGCCGCCTACAGGCCTTGAAACAGTTGCCTCCAACCCCGGGATGCCCGTGAAGTGTCTGACTTCGAATCTCCTCCAGTCTAGGAAGAGGCTGGCCACGTCCAGTGCCAGCAGTCAGTCCCACACCTTCGCGTCCAGTGTGGAGTCTGAATGCCACAGCAGTCCCAGGTGGGAAAAGGATTGCCAGGTGAGAGTGAAAGTTTTCTTCATTAAAACCAATTACTATGTCAAATTAATGACAGAAACACTTTATACCTTTTCATATATATTCTGTAAGGAAATGAAACTGTTACACGAATGGCAGTCAAGATGTTCTTCATTTTCCTGTATATTCTGtcaaattcttttgaaatattttatttctcattcaagAGTGAAATTATTCTTGCTTGATATATAATGAGAttccaaattttttaatttttgcagtaAATTGATGGTAAACATTTGGCTTCTAGGCATCTAGAtggacatttgtttttaattccctGCCATGACACAGACATTAgcttgttgagtgttttttacctatatcttattttaaaatttatactacctccttctatactgttttctgcCAGTTTCTCATTTAATGAAATGGTAACTCTTCTGGATCAGAAATAACTTTTAGACCTCAAAGGTAATGTAAGTGTACCTTTAAAAGTATCTAGTCTAGGAAGATTGCTTGCTAAGTGAATGGGTTTAcctaaaattatttaatgtatatattctgtttttgccttttaaaaaagctACAGAagctaataaatattaaaactgagAGGAactaaaattttacattatagtAAACTTTCAGAGAATGCTGATAAAATAATGTTAGATTAGAATATGGTAATGCACAAAGAATAAActttcattttgataaaatagTTTGGATTGTATTTGCTCTTATTGTTAGTAATATGATTTTCTTCACCGTTGTTGGATATTTGTATTTTAGGAGTAAGGTCACATTATTGTTCAGTTCAGGCagggtttctcagtctttttcctcttctccttgtaGGCTGCTCTATGGGCAATATATACTGCAGGATAAACCGGCATTGCACTCCTAGTCCTATTATTTCACTTTGATTTTCATCAAGAAAGCATATTGTATAATATTGCAAACTATACACAGCTTTACCGTCTCCCTCCCACTTCTGCACCCCTGAGGAATGCAATGATTGGACTGTAGTAGTGCTTCTCAAGTATGATGAGAGGAGTGACAGTGGACCACAAGGGACCCCTGATAAACCTTATGCTAACTCCCAAAGGCACAGTTTTCTGTGCTTGCAGATCAGTGAGTTGTGacttaggaattttctttttgttcatgacTAAGCACCCCTTACTATTACTAAGTAAGTTGATAAAGTTTGATTTTTTCACATATCAAAAATAGTCACTATTAGCATTTACTGAAGATTCACTCTAATTGACTCATCTTGTAAAATTCCTGATTACCATGCACCAAGTTGTGATGTTATGTACAATGCTCTGATCACATGAGCACCTGCAGATAGTTAGCATTCAAACAGTTTTCAAGAAAAGCATTTTGTTATCAATGCATCCTCAGTTCATCTTGTGGACAATGGATTTTAATTcttgttatttttggtttttaattataaattaccATTAGTTTAGCTTCATTCCTCATCAGTTTGGTTTTATTATACTTGTGTGAAGTGATAGACGATTACTTCAGCAATATTTTTGTTGTCTATAACTTTCCATTAACTATATTTCAAGCCTTGTGCATTTTGCAATTCAAAATAGAATTGTCCATACCCCTGTTGCATAGCAGATATCTACATATGTAGCATTACCCCCAGTTTTCCCTGAATATGTTGAATgttatttgtcttatttaaatAACATGTAATACACTATCAAATACGTATTATAGAATAGTTGATTTACATTTTAGACCAGTGTTTCACtcaatgtatataaacatatactatAATTGTTTATATTGCTTTTTGATTCTCTGTCATCATTGTTCTTTTGTTCCATTGGAAAGTGGGAATAGGGAGCATAGTAGTTTCTGGGCTCATTTATCCTACCTAAGTGGACAGAGGTTTAAAAGGTTAAAGGGTCTCAGCTTtgtataactaaaaaaaaaagggtttttttcccctctcttagGAAAGTGACGAAGCACTGGGCTCTGCAATGATGAGCTGGAATACAATTGAAAAGCCCTTATGTACAAAGTCTACAAATGCCATCGAGACCAAAAGTTGCAATAACAAGGATCTTGAGTTAGCCCTTTCTCCCATTCATAACAGCGGGGTCATTCCTGCCACTGGAAGCTCTTGTGTAAACCTTGGTAAAAAATGCTTCTCTGGGGAAGTTTCTTGGGAAGCAAGAGAACTggatataaataatattaatatggCCACTGACACAAGACGGTCTGGTTTACATCAGTCAAATCAGTGCGCTGTGGATTCTGGTGGTATGACTGAAGAGCACCTTgggaaaagaagttttaaaagaaattttgagtTGGTTGACTCCAGTCCTTGTCAGGAAATTATACAGAATAAAAAAAGTTGTATAGAGTATAGGCATAGTAATGAAACGAGAGATTGTTGTACAAATCAAAGTACAGGCTTAACAGCTGAAGTCCAGGACCTTAAGCTGTCAGTAGATAGAAGTCAGCAAAATGACGGTGCTAATAAGGAGAACGTGGTCAGTTCTCTTACTGATAAACAACAAACACCAGAAACATCACCTATCCCGATGATAGCAAAAAACCTCATGTGTGAACTGGATGAAGATTGTGACAAGAATAACAAGAAAGACTACTTAAGTTCTAGTTTTCTATGTTCTGATGATGATAGAGCTTCTAAAAGTATTTGTATGGACTCTGATTCATCTTTTCCTGGACTTTCTATAATGGAAAGTCCATTAGAAAGGCAGTCCTTAGATCCAGATAAAAGCATCAAAAAATCCTTTTTGGAAGAATCAAATATTGAAGACCTGCTTACTGTATCACCCAGCTGCCAAGAAAATACCTTGCCCAAAGGCGATGAGAATCCTGCTGTCCAAGACCATAACCAGAACATGTTAGCTCCCTCTTTGGAGGTGTTGAAAACATCAACCTTCTCCAAAAGAAATGCTGTAGCTTTTCGAAGCTTTAACAGTCATATTAATGCATCCAATAACTCAGAACCATCCAAAATGAGCATTACTTCTTTAGATGCAATGGATATTTCGTGCGCTTATAGTGGTTCATATCCCATGGCTGTCACTCCCACTCAAAAAAGAAGATCCCATATGCCGTATGAGGTATGTGATAATTTCTAACACTTTGTTCTTtagattttggaaaaataaactgttaaGGCCAGAACTACTTGGTCTCTCAGCTAGACGATATGATATAAATCATATAGTTTTGTTCTGCTTGTCGGGAACCTGTGCATCGTTGGAGGTTTTAATGCAGGAAGGCAAAGCTGGTAGTAATGTTGATTATTCTGAACTCCAATACCTCCTTCATTGGTGTTGCTCTATATACTTCCACACATTTTCAATCATGTTTACATATTTACAGTCACATATTTTCACTTGATCATGGCAACCCTGTGAGATACAAAATTAAAGTCCATGCCACCTTCCTGCCTTCTAAGGACATATTTAGATGATCTCTTTTCTTTAccgaaaaaagttgaaaaatatatatttcaaatcttattttgtttttattttccaaaccttTATGAActcaaagtttcatttttttctttctttggagagACACCCTAATATAGAAAGTGTAAACGCTTGATTTAGGGTTATACAAGACCTGGGTTCTCTATTCAGACGTCACTAAGTGACTCAGAAGGCGCTCAGCCTCCGAGCCTCTGTCCTGTCAGTCTGAAAAACATAAAGATACCCGTCCTGCTGGTCTCGCAGAGTCGTGTGAGACGAGAATATCTTAAACACTCGAATGCCAGTCGGCACAAGAGGTTATTTATATTTAGTTCTGTCTTAGGTATTGTCCCAATAGTTCAATCATTTGTCAGTGACAGCCTCCCTCAGTGACGGTTCTTGAGCTTGTATTAATCCATGCCATCAAGAAGTTTTTCTTgtggattttttcattttttctggtaTATCCAGATCTTACTGAAAGAATTGTTGTTATCTAAGCTATTGAATTTCACTGAATATCAGGACTTCTCATAGTCATCATTAGTTATGAGGCCATTTTCAAAACTGATCAAGAACTTCTGTATGTCTTTTATGCCCAGCAGCCTAGCTTTTGTTTTAGCATTTCTGTTCACTGTAAAAGGAATTAAGATACTTATTGTCTCTTAAACTCTTTGTAAATCAGCAGACCCCAAATCACATCAAGTCAGGAACTCCATTCCGAACTCCAAAGAGTGTGAGAAGAGGGGCAGCCCCAGTAGATGATGGGCGAATTCTTGGAACCCCAGACTACCTCGCACCTGAGCTGTTGTTAGGCAGGGCCCACGGTAAGGCATACATATCTGGAGTTTTTGAAGTGTTATCTATCACTACATTTTCTTCCGCggtaaattgttttaaatttctttggtaCTTAGATTAcctaaagtaaaagaaatgaactcaTCCAATACTCTTTTCTCATCTATATGCATTTATTGTAGGAAAAGAAGACATGCAGCCATCTGTTCTTTGCCTTCTGGTTCATTCTCAGTGATCCAGAcaagccccacctccaccccctctgTTATCTTTGTTCTGCCTCCTCAGGTCTGTTCTAGTTTGGGCTCAGGAATGCAAAGCTGGGCCTACACTTCTGTTCAGTCTGCAGAAGCCTAGTTCGGTTCAGAGCTTACCGTCACTTATTTCCTCACCAGAAGGGTCAGGCCAGAAACAAGCCTTCACAGTGCAACAGAGGAGTAAAAGGATGGCGTTTTCACccgtctcctttttttttcccttttgctctctGAAGTGTTTTCCCTTCCTACATTCTGAAATGAACTGCAtcaatttgctagggctgctgtaacaacgtaccacaaactgggtggttcaAAACAACGGAAATGTATTGCTGAGGTTTGGAAGCTGGacgtctgaaatcaaggtgtggacaggaccgtgctccctctgaaacctgtaggggcACCGTTCCTTGCCTCTTCGCAGCTTCCAGTGGGATGCTGGCAGTCTGGTCTTGGCTTGCAGACACCTCACTCCGATCCTTCCTCTTCGTAtagtgttctccctgtgtctctgtggtCACATGGCTGTGTGCTTATGAGGATACCAGTCATGTTGGACTAGGGGTCCTACCCTACTCCagtataacctcatcttaacctaACTAATTACAACTGCAAGGACCTGACTTCCAAATGTCACATTCAAGAGACCTCAAGGGTTAGGACCTCACCGTATCTTTGTTcagggggacataattcagcccataacgtGAACCCCTTCTACATGTTGCTGTTAatgatttcccttttctttgggCTCCTTTGATGATCatctgtctcctcttccccaccctgccaccccccacccccccacacaccacacacacctccttctatttttatgtctttgCTGACTTTTCTCCTTGGCCTGAAAATAAGTTTCCACCCTTGTCTTCGCCTTACCACGTATTCTCAAAGGTTGCCTCTTTTCTTTGCCTGATTGTTTCTGCTCTGGCAATTGGATTGTTATCCCTACCATTTAACTGaaacttttttattaaataacCAGTTATGTCATTATTGTCAAATCTACCAGCCTTTCCTCAGTCTCATTCCTCTTACCTCTATTGCTACCCCTCAGTTCTTTCCTTCGCTCTTCCAAAGATATGGAAGTTCTTCAAGATTctgccctttcctcttttttccctagaCCTGCTCCCTGTTAATCTTATCACTCCCATCCATGACTTCAGCCGTCACATCTATGTTGATGTTCCCCAAATACCCATCTCTAATCCTGACTTTCTTTAGGCAGCAGACACATGGCCAGAGTACCTGTTCAGTATTCTACTGGTCATTCAAATGCTGTGTGTTGTCCAGCttgctcttcctctcctccccatctcaATTTCACCATCTTTGTAGTGACACAGACATTGTCCCTGCATTCAGGCATTTCACCGGTTAATTCTGTCTCTGCAGTATTCTCACCTTTTCACCTCTGCCACTATTCTGTGTAAGAACCTCATCTTTCCCTTTCATTAATAGCTTTCTTTCTGGTCTCCTCGACTTCATTCTGTTGTCTGTGATCATTGCCACCGGATTTTCCCTCTTAAAACATAACGTGACTCACACTGCTTCTCTCTTGGAAAGACTACAGTGGCTCCTTCCTACCTGCAAC
The DNA window shown above is from Equus przewalskii isolate Varuska chromosome 30, EquPr2, whole genome shotgun sequence and carries:
- the MASTL gene encoding serine/threonine-protein kinase greatwall isoform X1 is translated as MEAAAGSEEDGGAGAATVECVYRIPLPRPPSIEEFTIVKPISRGAFGKVYLGQKGDKLYAVKVVKKADMINKNMTHQVQAERDALALSKSPFIVHLYYSLQSANNVYLVMEYLIGGDVKSLLHIYGYFDEEMAVKYISEVALALDYLHRHRIIHRDLKPDNMLISNEGHIKLTDFGLSKVTLNRDINMMDILTTPSMAKPRQDYSRTPGQVLSLISSLGFYTPVAEKNQDSANIFSTHVSETLQLSQGLTCPMSIDQKDTTPYSSKLLKSCLETVASNPGMPVKCLTSNLLQSRKRLATSSASSQSHTFASSVESECHSSPRWEKDCQESDEALGSAMMSWNTIEKPLCTKSTNAIETKSCNNKDLELALSPIHNSGVIPATGSSCVNLGKKCFSGEVSWEARELDINNINMATDTRRSGLHQSNQCAVDSGGMTEEHLGKRSFKRNFELVDSSPCQEIIQNKKSCIEYRHSNETRDCCTNQSTGLTAEVQDLKLSVDRSQQNDGANKENVVSSLTDKQQTPETSPIPMIAKNLMCELDEDCDKNNKKDYLSSSFLCSDDDRASKSICMDSDSSFPGLSIMESPLERQSLDPDKSIKKSFLEESNIEDLLTVSPSCQENTLPKGDENPAVQDHNQNMLAPSLEVLKTSTFSKRNAVAFRSFNSHINASNNSEPSKMSITSLDAMDISCAYSGSYPMAVTPTQKRRSHMPYEQTPNHIKSGTPFRTPKSVRRGAAPVDDGRILGTPDYLAPELLLGRAHGFLTSGPAVDWWALGVCLFEFLTGIPPFNDETPQQVFQNILKRDIPWPEGEEKLSDNAQSAVEILLTIDDTKRAGMKELKHHPLFSDVDWENLQHQTMPFIPQPDDETDTSYFEARNNAQHLTVSGFSL
- the MASTL gene encoding serine/threonine-protein kinase greatwall isoform X5, coding for MEAAAGSEEDGGAGAATVECVYRIPLPRPPSIEEFTIVKPISRGAFGKVYLGQKGDKLYAVKVVKKADMINKNMTHQVQAERDALALSKSPFIVHLYYSLQSANNVYLVMEYLIGGDVKSLLHIYGYFDEEMAVKYISEVALALDYLHRHRIIHRDLKPDNMLISNEGHIKLTDFGLSKVTLNRDINMMDILTTPSMAKPRQDYSRTPGQVLSLISSLGFYTPVAEKNQDSANIFSTHVSETLQLSQGLTCPMSIDQKDTTPYSSKLLKSCLETVASNPGMPVKCLTSNLLQSRKRLATSSASSQSHTFASSVESECHSSPRWEKDCQESDEALGSAMMSWNTIEKPLCTKSTNAIETKSCNNKDLELALSPIHNSGVIPATGSSCVNLGKKCFSGEVSWEARELDINNINMATDTRRSGLHQSNQCAVDSGGMTEEHLGKRSFKRNFELVDSSPCQEIIQNKKSCIEYRHSNETRDCCTNQSTGLTAEVQDLKLSVDRSQQNDGANKENVVSSLTDKQQTPETSPIPMIAKNLMCELDEDCDKNNKKDYLSSSFLCSDDDRASKSICMDSDSSFPGLSIMESPLERQSLDPDKSIKKSFLEESNIEDLLTVSPSCQENTLPKGDENPAVQDHNQNMLAPSLEVLKTSTFSKRNAVAFRSFNSHINASNNSEPSKMSITSLDAMDISCAYSGSYPMAVTPTQKRRSHMPYEQTPNHIKSGTPFRTPKSVRRGAAPVDDGRILGTPDYLAPELLLGRAHDIPWPEGEEKLSDNAQSAVEILLTIDDTKRAGMKELKHHPLFSDVDWENLQHQTMPFIPQPDDETDTSYFEARNNAQHLTVSGFSL